DNA sequence from the Liolophura sinensis isolate JHLJ2023 chromosome 1, CUHK_Ljap_v2, whole genome shotgun sequence genome:
ATTTAATACATCAATTAAATATTATTCCACCTGCATTAACGTGATCTCCTCTGCAATTGTTAATGCAACAAATACAACATCTTTCTTTCAAAGCGCAAATTGAAATGTCGAATTAACTAACCATCGTTTTTCACATACTCTATGAAGTGTGACAAATGTATGTTGAGGAACGCTATAGCTCcgagacaggtacatgtatatatatatatatatatatatacacacaactaATACTTTCTGGCCCTTCGTTTGGTTACAGAGCTTTACGGGGTCTACTATTTTGCTGTCTGGAATTAACAACATGTTCCAAACAAAGCTCTGAAATTAGTTTTAATATAAGGTCAATTCATATGTCTTCGAGACTAATTCCTTATCTTTGTCCCCTGCCTTGTACAGGTTGAGCTGTGAAAGTAGACATTACAGGCTATTATATCTATATGCTTGCTAACAGATTACTGGAGTTAAAAGCATCTGAAACAACAATTCTTTCCAGCTCATTCGAACCACAATACACAGTCTGTGTTTTTATCGAACTTAGTAAAGCAGTTCTGTTTAGCAACAAACTTAACTGTGTTACAGTACATCTCCGGCTATGTGATCTCTTTTGGTTGAATCACCCTGTTTCTGGCAGCTCATCCGCTGACCCCTCGGGTTGGCAGCTTGAACGTGCGCACACACCTGTATATGCATGTCTTGTACAGTTCAGAACCAACGAGCACATTAATGCTCTACACAATGTAGACGACTCCAGACGATGCTGCGAAGGAATTCCGTTTGTCTTGCGCTTTTTGGTGTCAGCGTCTTTCCTCTCTACACAAATTCATCGCATCGGAACTTTCCATTGTTCTGTTTTGGCGGCTTCTGGTTCTACCACATCAATTTCCTCATTGTCCGAATCCGATTCCAATCCCTTTAGCCGACTGACCGGGGAAGGGCTGATCGTGGATCCCCGGGCCAGGTCCTCCGACTGACCAGAGTGGTCTGAGCCCTCCGCCCCTGTATCGTTGGTCAGTTCCTCGTCAGAATGTTGCTGCTGTTCGTCATCGGGGTTGGACATTTTCCCATCAGAATCGTCCTGCACTTTCTTCTGCATTTTCTTATGTTTCATTCTTCGATTCTGAAACCATGTCTTTACCTGACAATTAAagtaaaattacataaattcagtgtaaaattcaaGAAAAAGTGTAAATTTGGCCGATTTCAATAATATCTACGCGACTGCCCAATGGATGTCTCTAACGGAATACAATAAGAGGtaaaacacaccattttctgcTGTAATGTTACTGTGGTTTTGTGCCTACCTACACCAAAAAACGAAATAAGATGACGGTTTTAGCACAAAGTCTCATCTGAGTGAGGCTAGAATGCATTCTACATGTCATGTTCAGAATAACGGTAAATCCTGTTAGTCAAATACAATAATttgtatgttgaattaatggaatatatgTGTCTTATTTACCAGAACAATCCGATGCAGGAGCATAATAAactctagcatcactgagacaacagattttctgtttgatttaacagattatttcatGGGCACATTCACACGATGCAGGATAGAACAAAAGAGCTCAAAGCTTTGTATCGCTTTGTTAAAGGCGAGAAAGAGTTTTTCGTTTCCGTTGTCACCATGTATCATCATTATTGTTATAAGATTATTCCCATGAAATACCTACTGCTGAGCATGTTTTATACTCGCGGAATACATCTCACACTAAAAGCATATCAGTAAAGTTCTCATTCAGTACTTTCAGTTCAAGGGAAAGGCTTCTTCATATTAATTATGAGAGTATAGAAAAGGTTTGAACTATAGTCTCATTCTCCATTAGAATGTCAAGCGAACTAAACACAATATAACGGCATTAACATTGACAAAAAACTATTTTGGAGGgggcgattttttttttttttttttttggcttatgAAAAAGTTGTAGCCTTACCTGTGTTTCGGACAGACTGAGCTGTGAGGCCAACTCGACTCGCTCGGGTGTTGAGAGATAGCGCTGAGATTCGAACCTCTTCTCCAGGCCGTTTAGCTGCTGGTCACTGAAAACCGTCCGGGCTTTTCGTCGCCTACAGTGTTTGCCGGGACTGTCGTGTTGGAAGAGCGGAGACAGGGGAAAACCTGGCGAAACAATGATATACAGTTTATCaattaaaaagaataaatacatttgtgtttatatcCAATCGAGATTGCATACCAAACGACCTTCTATACCATTTGCACAGATATTGTTACTTCTCTTTGACTGCATGGCATTTACGCTTTGCACAACACATGCTGAACCACGTCCGATTAAAGAGATGGTAAAAAGAGATTTTTCGGTTTCAGTAGCAAATTGGCCCCTTACGTGAACAACACATGTTTTCgtttaataatatttcagtaatattatAAACAATTAGTTTGAGCCTGCAAAACATCGTCAAATTATGAAATGATAATTTGGGGATAATTATTTTAAAGCTATAGATACAGATACATATTCTACTTTTTCAGAGAATAACCAAAACTTTTTCGTTTTGTAAGTCTTTTATGAATGTATTTAGCTTGCTTTTGTAGTAATTTTAAAACTGTCCATTGATATAAATCATCTATGCAACTCTTTAAGGTAATTTCTAGTAATTTCTAATTGTGTATTAAATTCAACTGCGCATAATATCACAGAATGTGTCGTAAGTACCACGTCGCTTTGAATATTCTTATTTTGAAACAGTACAGCTGTAAATTACCAGCTGTAGAGTACCACCGAGATCAACAACACTTTCCGTTCAATATTGTAATTAAGCAATTAAAACTGACAATCGTAATTGCAATCTCTCAGTATGGAGCAGTTATAATAGAACTGTAGGCAGTTGGCCAGCTGACCAGGATGACAATGCATACTGTCGCAGACGAGTTACTTCTCATCAGAGTGTCTGAGCTACAAATCTAATTTCTATCCGGTAACACTTctcaaactgttttttttttcttttcaaatccTTGTTACACCGTAATTCGAAAATCATAGAATTAAGAATTTGAATCCTATACAGGAAGACcgaccccgatagcacagttggtagaacgttcGCTTCGGCAGACCCATGGTCAATTCTGggtagggtcacacctaagacattaaaagaggcatttgtaacttcctcgattggcGTTTGGCGactgaaggggatagtgtaacgactggttcaccagcatcagtataaatgCGCTATAAATCATTctaattttctaaaatttaaaatattggtgTTGAATTACTATATAGCACTTAAAGATGCGTTTGTAACAAGCAGTGGATTAACTACATAATACCTTTAAGACTGGAAAGAATAATTTCtaaatgaatttacatgtaagaaCGGAGTGTCTGACTATATATTGGTGTACTTGAATAACGTGCGTAGAATCACattatgtatttgtattcataaaaacacaagtctggaaattataattaaaataaaaataattataaaaaacaaacgaaaaGTATTAAATTTGTGCTATAAATAGTATACATTTGAACGTACGAAAGTGGGGTTTGTTTACGCCCCCTTCTATAGTGAGAATTTTCGAAAGATACttattctttatatttttgttagtggaaaaattgtttttcaattAATTCCTGGACATGGAAACTCTCTGCAAAATAAGTCTATTCTCGGtgctataaaaaaaactaataaacatttataaaaggATACACGAATATTTATACGAATGCAACTCAGTGCATTTCTTACACATTTTCACCAacaatttcaataattttaacgACCACGTATACAGTGCAAATATGAACACTTCAGTTAGAATTGCCAGAAAATATATATCCGACGCCCAGAAAAAGGAAATATTCCATGAAATGCAAATGCGAATCAGTTATATATCAATCTTAGAATATATCCGTGTTTTACAGTAGAATGGCTCTGAAAGGTCTTAAAAATTTTTCCATCGACCCATTTTAAGAAAGGTACAGCTATATTACCAAATTTCAGAGAAAAATTTCGGCTCAGTCATGCAGTTCCATGACATAAAATAGACTGTCGATTTCTTTGTacattcatttgttgttttatttttttggtactGTTTCTATAAAGGCAATTACACAAAAGTTTTGACCCACGAAACCGCCGACTAAAGTATTATATTTTCGATTTTTCAAATTTACTTTTTCACACATGCCCAAAAGATATTCCAAGTATGATTATCTGTATGTAAAATCACTGATGTAAACAAATCTTAACATTTAAAGCTCAAACAGCGAAACAATCAGTGCTGCAGTAAATTGGATTTTTAACTTGAATTACCTTTCACTTCTTCCATAtggtcaaaaatattatttctgggTAACCTTGGGCACATCTTATCATAATTACATGCCCGAAAACAGACAGTCTGTTAATAAGTAAATGGCTGGAGAAAAACAACGTTTTCGTACAAAACGTAACCTTGTAATCTTGGACTGATCTTATCATTAATAAATGTCCGAAAATGGATAGTCTGTTAACCAGTACATGactaatatataaataaatatcttaccTGTGGCGGGAATGAGGAAGGGTGTGTCGGCCTGTTTGTGATGAAGGAAGGCCTGAGTCGGTATGCCATGATGGTTGAGGAACGCAGGATTAGGTAGGTAGGCATAGGCGTAGTCCGGAGGCAGGGAGGGACGGGCAAAGGCTGATAGGGCTTGATACTCTCGTAAAAATTGTTTCGGTTTGTTCACCAAAATGTCGTCGATGAGAAACGACGTCGGTCGAACTCCAGCTTCGGCGAAATGACTCATGTTGAGGTATAGTCTGGAAGAACGCAAAAACGATAGTAAACAAATGTTACACTCACACTATacccaaaatgaacattgtcaacAAAATCCCTGATGCACCTGTAAGATCTAGACAAAAAGAtccatgttaaaaataaaataaaattaaaaataataataatttaaaataaacaaaataaaatgatattacatgataaacaaaatataaaaatattccgTTTCAATCCTCACCTAAATGCAAAACACTCTAGTCAGATAGTCCTCTTGAAGAACCGTTAGCGGAATTTGCCAAAGAGTTGTCTGAGCATAAGTTATTGGGTTTGGAGCTCGTTGATAACGATCTTGACTGAAGATGAACTAACTGTTAAGTGCTGTTCAGACACTTCAATCCCGCGATTTGTTCGCATTAGTCCGCTAAGCCCTGGTCAATCCGGCGCTTCTCATTGGACGAGAGCCATCACGGATAATTGGGATCTTTACCTGCCGTTCACAAGGGAAGTTATTCGGCCCGCTTATTGAATGGGATGATGGACTGGCCGTGTAGTAATCCGTCAGCCCTGATTGGCTCAAACGGTCCGCAATAAACAAGCGGTGAAACACGGCATGAGCCACCGTGTGTTTCATCACACTATCCCGCTCATCATTGGCTGACAAAGTTATTTGATTTACAATTAGGATTTTGCACAACTTTTCAAATTAAGGGTTATTACGAAGTTAATAAAATTAATGAGACATGCTTGCAGGCCGTGGTAGATTAATAGCCGCTATTTAACTACGGCATCAGGAGTTTTTCTCGGGGCTATGACTGGTTAGGCTGGGGACATGCGTGAGTATGACCAGGGCTCTGAGAGGCGTTTTCGGTCAGCGCTAAATTACCCCGAATGTAAAGAGACACCGCTGAGCCTTAGATGGCTGTTGCCGGAGAAATCATCACGAGCAAACCACAAAGCAATCTCTCTATTTGATAATACTCACTTAGACACGGCCTTGTTACCACCCcttgttaaataaacaaaatgctcAATACACGCAGACACTGCTGACTGAAGATACATGAAATGCGTGCAGACTAATTGTAAATTAATAAGTCTCGTTGCAATAACCCTTTCTCACGCCGGGCCATGAGAGAGTTGGGATGAGCCCATGCTGTTTCAAGGAGATAGTAATTTTGGGTTGTTTCGACTATTTAATGTCTGGATATACTGTTCATTTAGCAGATGTGTTCAATGTGAAAACAAAGTCACAGACAAAAAAACTACAGACTAATAAGCTACAATCCATTATATACCTGTTAGTGTTTTAAGCATGCATTGGAAACAATATGTAATGCTTTATATGAGAAGAGTCTCCATGTAAACAACCTATTTTTATAGGTTGTTTTTAAATGTTGGCATTGCGATGCACAAAGCAGTTTATAAGTCATAGCTCTGCCTTTGAAACTGAACTATTTATGGATGTACTGAGATGTTAATATGAAGAGTAAACAgattctgcaaaaaaaaatctccaaaacATTTCCATAAATCGAAATACAATATTTTCTTGAAGAAACTGTTAATTACTCAGATTGTCAGGTCCTGTGCAGATCTTGACTTTTCTGTCTGGAGGACTCCCTGTGGACGTCTTAACAAATTGGGAGTGAAAAACTTGTTGACTTTTTGGACAAATTAGATAATGAGGGAACACAGTAAAAATGCTGCAAGTCCTCGGATTCGGGATTATGATTAGGGGTTATGGCGGGAAACATTGGTTTAAATTCACAGAGGGATTAGACGAGAGTTGGGAAGAGCGGGTAGTAATGAAGGATTGGAGAAAGTCAAATCGGACGGGCAGACTGATTTAACCGGAAGCCAACCTTGGCGATCTGTCGTGATTATGATGGGGATGCTGTCGCCTAGGCCGTACAGCGGGCTAATTAAGATCCAGGCAACATCGTGAAAACCAGTTAAATCTCGCCCAAACCTTGATGAAATTTAATCTTACAATTACGATAGCACTAATTGTAGCCGAGGCTAGCAACGCAAACCACAAGAGTCGTCTGTGCTGAGAAAAACAGACTACACCTGGGCCTTTATAAACACAATAAAGAGGGCTGGAAGAGGAATTAAAGAGGAAATGAAACTAGATTATGCCTTCAAAGATAGTAAGCTTACTGACGTGTAAGCCGTGATCTTTAGGAGAAAAACTAATTAAGCTGCGAGAGTGACCAGCAAAAACATCCGAACATCCGCAAGTGTTATTGTCACAGAAGGGTTAAATACAAACATCCGTGGATGAGACCTTTTTTAGATGCATATATACGTACCTGCTCATGACGACTGGGTTATGACAAACCTAGGCACAGAGCTCAGGACAAAACTCACGTCCCAGATAAATTTATGTAATATGTTTGATTGACACTCTGAGGcaaatgtcaaatttgagagTGCATGGAGTCAACCTCACGCAGACTCCAAAATGGAGAAGACTCAGCATTGTGACAGTGTATACATGATTGTAACTATATAGCCTCTGTAATATCCGGCATGACGGGTTGCTTTAAGTTTCCCTGCTGACGACGACGCTGTTCATGAAACCCATGTGTAGTTCAAGAGAATACAACATACAACCCCTATCATAGATTCTATTATATAGAACTTTTAGCCATTGTTTTGAATAAATATTGACTTTGTCAATAATGTATGGGATTGACAGAACTGTGTAGCATTGAAGCTAATGCTATAGGTACTGTATGAATGCTTTGTGTTTCATGTCCGTAACCTGTGTTGCCTCTCCCCCCTCTCAGTTTGTGTacttacttgtatttatttatttatttaattggtgttttacgccctattcaAAAATGtgccacttatacgacggtggccaataTTATGACagaaggaaacagggcagagccggggaaaacccactaaCCTGTGCCTATTATGGTCTATGGGCTTGAAACAAATTTGGATCGGACAAGCTCTACACGTATACCCCTGAAATaatatgtaatgttttcatataaGGTATAGAAATGACCACGTGATTACAacgaaatgtgaaaatgtggaaAGCAAAATGGACAATTAACTCACAGCCGCTTACTGGGCATGCTGTCGTTAGTCTGTTATTCTTCCAGTTCATTTCTTACAgacacaacatatatacacgtagTTCTGTATCCTGTGacatatcatttatatatacgGCATTCGTGTATAGTATGTGGGCTTTAGTGAACAACAACATTACATTCAAAAAAAGTAATCTTTTAAttctaacagaaagtctgctgtctgagtgatgctagaatgtattccgttattgcggcagattattttgtgaaatataattctattaatttaacatttattaagCTAACAGGATActacgttgaatatgacaaaatcgAAAAGAATCGAAAGTTGGCCCATTAAGATCTCTCTTTGTGCGATACCACGCTGTGACTGTCTACAGTATCATGATCTCTCTGAGGATGATGTCGTGATGTGACTGTGTACTGTAGCATGATCCCTCTGAGGATGATGTCGTGATGCCACTGTGTACAGTATCATGATCTTTCTGAGGATGATGTCGTGATGTGACTGTGTACGGTAGCATGATCCCTCTGAGGATGATGTCGTGATGTGACTGTGTACAGTGTCATGATCCCTCTGTGGATGATCTTGTGATGTGACTGTGTACAGTATCATGATCTCTCTGAGGATGATATCGTGATGTGACTGTGTACAGTATCATGATTCCTCTGAGGATGATGGCGTATTGTGACTGTGTACAGTACCATGATCTTTTTGTGGATGATGTCGTGATGTGACTGTGTACAGTACCATGATCTTTTTGTGGATGATGTCGTGATGTGACTGTGTACTGTACCATGATCTCCCATTGGATGATGTCATTATGTGACTGCGCACAGTGTCATGACCTCTCTGTAGATGACGTCATGATGTGACTGTGCACAGTATCATGATCCCTCTGTGGATGATGTCGTGATGTGACTGTGTACAGTACCATGATCTCTCTGAGGATGATGTCGTGATGTGACTGTGTACAGTATCATGATTCCTCTGTGGATGATGTCGTGATGTGACTGTGTACAGTACCATAATCTCTTTGTGGATGATGTCGTGATGTGACTGTGTACTGTACCATGATCTCCCATTGGATGATGTCATTATGTCACTGCGCACAGTGTCATGACCTCTCTGTAGATGGCGTCATGATGTGACTGTGCACGGTATCATGATCCCTATGTGGATGATGTCGTGATGTGACTGTGTACAGTACCATGATCTCTCTGAGGATGATGTCGTGATGTGACTGTGTACAGTATCATGATTCCTCTGTGGATGATGTCGTGATGTGACTGTGTACAGTACCATGATCTTTTTGTGGATGATGTCGTGATGTGACTGTGTACAGTACCATGATCTCCCATTGGGCGATATCATGATGTGGCTGTGTACAGCGTCATGACCTCTCTGTGGATGATGTCGTGATGTGACTGTGTACAGTGTACTGATCCCTTTGTGGATGATGTCGTGATGTGACTGTATACAGTGTACTCATCCCTCTGAGGATGATGTCGTGATGTGACTGTGTGCAGTATCATGATCTCTCTGATTATGATCGTGATGTGACTGTGTACAGTACCATGATCTCTCTGAGGATGATGTCGTGATGTGACTGTGTACAGTATTATGGTCCCTCTGAGGATGATGGCGTATTGTGACTGTGTACAGTATTATGATCCCTCTGTGGATGATGTCGTGATGTGACTGTGTACGGTATCATGATCTTTCTGAGGATGATGTCGTGATGTGACTGTGTACAGTGCAATGATCCCTCTGTGGATGATGTCGTGATGTGACTGTGTTCAGTATCATGATCTCTCTGAGGATGATGTCGTGATGTgaatgtgtacagtgtaatgatCCCTCTGAGGGTGATGTCGTGATGTGACTGTGTACAGTATTATGATCCCTCTGAGGATGATGTCGTGATGTGACTGCGTAGAGTATCATGATCTCTCTGAGGATGATATCGTGATGTGACCGTGTACAGTACCATAATCTCTTTGTGGATGATGTCGTAATGTGACTGTGAACAGTACCATGATCTTTTTGTGGATGATGTCGTGATGTGACTGTGTACAGCGTCATGACCTCTCTGTGGATGACGTCATGATGTGGCTGTGTACGGTACCATGATCCCTTTGTGGATGATGTCGTGATGTGACTGTGTACAGTATCATGATTCCTCTATGTATTATATACACGAAGTATGATACTTCTGTGCATGATGGTTCGCGAGTTCGAATCTGACAAGGCTAGGAGGTCTGTGCTTTCCGTTTGCTTTCCTCAATCTTTCTTTGCATGATCTTTCCCTACGCTTTCTCTGTGCTTTTCCCGCTTCTCTATGCTATCTCCAAgcctttattctgtgtttttttctctgagCCTGCTGTGTGCTGTCTCTGCgccttctttgtttttttctgtgcttTCTCCCCAGTTTCCATTTACAAACAAAGGTCCACTACTAGATGTGGTAGATGTGTACTAGTCATCATCTGAATTGTGAACAGAATATGGTACACAGtcatcaaacaaatattttccagCTAATTTCGTCCAATGAAATTCTGGTAATAATTACATGATAGTTATTCACGAAAAACCTTGTGTAATTCAATTCATTTGCAATGAATTAATACTTGAtgacatttaccaaaaaaatacaCGAAATCACAATAACAATCCCTATATGTTAATGATCTGCCAAAGAAAGGTTTATTCCACTGGGAAGTGCCATGTGCCTGGCCTGTCATCAGTTTTTACACATACTTTATAACTTTCTAAGACGAACTTCGTTTTGGGTAGACATTTGCATCCCTTTGTAGTGGACCACGTGGTGTGAATGAGACATTACACGCTTTTCAGTCTTCTATTCTGGCCGACTTTGtgtttaatattaaataaagcCGGTAATGTCTCGTGTACATGTTTGGCCATATAACCGAGTGCTGTAAATAATCCACTTATTCTTTATTCTACGACCGATCTTTTCCCTAGCTCAATTCTCCAGCAATCACATGAGCGCTTTGAGAGACGAAAGGGTTTGACGTGATTTGATTTAATAGCGAGGTCTTGGGGACTCGATAAAGCTTGTCAGAAATTAGCCCGAACTCAATGGACTGTACATTCTCACAGTTCTTCCCTTCGTGCCGTATTTCCGTCGCG
Encoded proteins:
- the LOC135463601 gene encoding brain-specific homeobox protein homolog, translating into MPSKRLLYLNMSHFAEAGVRPTSFLIDDILVNKPKQFLREYQALSAFARPSLPPDYAYAYLPNPAFLNHHGIPTQAFLHHKQADTPFLIPATGFPLSPLFQHDSPGKHCRRRKARTVFSDQQLNGLEKRFESQRYLSTPERVELASQLSLSETQVKTWFQNRRMKHKKMQKKVQDDSDGKMSNPDDEQQQHSDEELTNDTGAEGSDHSGQSEDLARGSTISPSPVSRLKGLESDSDNEEIDVVEPEAAKTEQWKVPMR